In Streptomyces erythrochromogenes, the DNA window CGGCGCCGGCAAGTCCACCATCGCGCAGCTGCTGCCGCGGCTGTACGACGCCGACGCGGGCGCGGTCCGGCTCGGCGGGGTCGACGTACGGGACCTGACGGCCGAATCGATCCGCGAGACCCTCGGCATGGTCACCCAGGACGGGCACCTCTTCCACGAGTCGGTACGGGCCAACCTGCTGCTGGCCCGGCCGGACGCCACCGAGGAGGAGATCTGGGAGGCCCTGCACAGGTCCCGGCTGGACGGCCTGGTCGCCTCGCTGCCGGACGGTCTGGACACGGTGGTCGGGGAGCGCGGCTACCGGCTGTCGGGCGGCGAGCGGCAGCGGCTGACCATCGCCCGGCTGCTGCTGGCCCGGCAGCGGGTCGTGGTCCTCGACGAGGCCACCGCGCACCTGGACTCGACCTCGGAAGCGGCGGTGCAGGAGGCCCTGGGCGAGGCCCTGGCGGGTCGCACCGCCGTGGTGATCGCGCACCGGCTGTCGACGGTGCAGGCGGCCGACCTGATCCTCGTGGTGGAGGAAGGCCGGATCGTGGAACGGGGCACGCACACCGAGCTGCTGGCGGCGGGCGGCCGGTACGAGGAGCTGTACCGCACGCAGTTCGCCGCGGCGGACACGCCCGCCGGAACGGAATCCGGCGGTGCGGCACCGGTGCGGGGAGCATGATGCTGTGATGGACATCAAACTGGAACTCGTCGCCGTGCCCGTCACCGATGTCGACCGGGCCAAGGCCTTCTACGAGAAGATCGGCTTCAACGCCGACCACGACGTCACCGTCAGCGAGGACATCAGGTTCGTGCAGCTGACCCCGCCGGGGTCGGCCTGCTCGATCGCGATCGGCAAGGGCCTCACCCGGATGACCCCGGGAGCCCTCGACAACATGCAGGTCGTCGTCACCGACATCGAGGAGGCGTACGAGGACCTGCGCGGCCGGGGAGTCGAGGTGACGGAGATCCAGGACCTGCCGTGGGGCTCCTTCGTCTACTTCTCCGACCCGGACGGCAACGGCTGGGCGG includes these proteins:
- a CDS encoding VOC family protein → MDIKLELVAVPVTDVDRAKAFYEKIGFNADHDVTVSEDIRFVQLTPPGSACSIAIGKGLTRMTPGALDNMQVVVTDIEEAYEDLRGRGVEVTEIQDLPWGSFVYFSDPDGNGWAVQQTTPRKSAEPGP